A genome region from Pseudanabaena sp. Chao 1811 includes the following:
- a CDS encoding DUF3352 domain-containing protein — MSKSSRTNKSKQTKQSTLLMYIGIGAAVVATGAGGAYFYFSQRSQATKGILGAAAAIPQEAQIVMAFNTKSEPWNKLAQFGTPASQKLISDGITKSPLNSLLVQSKTEYGRDVQPWLDGYVMTALVPNAAQPQAPAATLVIAPTRDRGKSDAFLSKYREALTQQGARFTPKQYKDVTYYESPTRDPNNSVVTADFGGQYVALSTSPALMQQAIDTYKGTSSSLAKKPIFAKIYGSANQTKIADPLLQVYLDGEVALEFIGSQAKLNLNESAITQSRRELDAMTLTGGTQKEGLRFEINTYLKNENSNPLINNEAKVLNLLPQETFLLVSGVNLYQSWQSLVAQSKGNASSAQLIEQIRKGVKDTTKLDLDQDILKWMNGEFAIAAIPNNQGILASPGFGFVAIAQASDQNVARAALDKIDKAAQSSSGLLPKGVELKPKQIGDKSVVTWAIANTTIATRGSLDNNFVFWSMGDLADTFIPKPARNLPESSPFQILTTGLPKSNGGYFYLNMTTALTLADRLLPPEVKSNPSFTEIRAVLDAINGISVTSTNVDAKTTRLDFLFTLKPTPGN, encoded by the coding sequence ATGTCAAAGTCATCCAGAACTAACAAATCTAAACAAACCAAACAATCGACTCTGTTGATGTACATAGGCATTGGCGCTGCTGTGGTTGCCACAGGCGCAGGGGGAGCCTATTTCTATTTTTCTCAGCGATCGCAAGCAACTAAAGGAATTTTGGGTGCAGCCGCAGCGATCCCCCAAGAAGCACAAATTGTAATGGCATTTAATACCAAATCTGAGCCTTGGAATAAATTGGCGCAATTTGGGACACCTGCATCACAAAAGCTAATTAGTGATGGGATTACTAAATCTCCGCTTAATTCTTTGCTAGTCCAAAGCAAAACAGAATATGGACGTGATGTGCAGCCTTGGTTAGATGGTTATGTGATGACAGCACTTGTTCCAAATGCAGCCCAGCCACAGGCTCCTGCGGCAACTTTAGTTATTGCCCCAACCCGCGATCGCGGCAAGTCTGATGCCTTTCTGTCCAAATATCGTGAAGCTCTAACGCAGCAAGGGGCAAGATTTACTCCTAAGCAGTATAAGGATGTTACCTACTATGAGTCACCCACCCGTGACCCCAATAATAGTGTTGTGACCGCAGATTTTGGCGGGCAGTATGTGGCGCTCTCTACCAGTCCTGCCTTGATGCAGCAGGCGATCGATACTTACAAAGGTACCAGTTCTTCCCTTGCCAAAAAGCCGATCTTTGCCAAGATTTATGGTTCTGCTAATCAAACTAAAATCGCTGATCCATTGTTGCAAGTTTATCTGGATGGGGAAGTAGCGCTAGAGTTTATCGGCTCTCAAGCAAAGCTGAATTTGAATGAATCTGCAATTACCCAGTCCCGTCGTGAACTGGATGCGATGACGCTTACTGGTGGAACCCAAAAGGAAGGATTACGCTTTGAGATTAATACCTATCTCAAGAATGAGAACTCTAATCCACTGATAAATAACGAAGCAAAGGTACTCAATCTTTTGCCACAGGAAACCTTTTTATTAGTGTCAGGGGTGAATCTATATCAGTCTTGGCAGTCCTTAGTTGCTCAGTCTAAGGGAAATGCTAGTTCGGCTCAACTGATCGAGCAGATTCGCAAAGGGGTAAAAGATACGACTAAGCTTGATCTAGATCAAGATATTCTCAAATGGATGAATGGAGAATTTGCGATCGCTGCCATTCCTAATAACCAAGGGATTTTGGCAAGCCCCGGATTTGGCTTTGTGGCGATCGCCCAAGCTAGTGATCAAAATGTGGCTCGAGCAGCACTCGATAAAATTGATAAAGCTGCCCAGTCCTCCAGTGGATTATTGCCCAAAGGGGTTGAGCTAAAGCCAAAGCAAATTGGGGACAAGTCCGTAGTAACTTGGGCGATCGCTAATACCACCATCGCAACCCGTGGCAGCTTAGATAACAATTTTGTCTTTTGGTCAATGGGCGATCTTGCCGATACCTTTATCCCTAAACCTGCTCGTAACTTACCTGAAAGTAGTCCCTTCCAAATCTTGACTACAGGACTTCCCAAATCTAATGGTGGGTATTTCTATCTGAATATGACTACAGCCCTGACTCTTGCCGATCGCCTATTACCTCCCGAAGTTAAATCTAATCCCAGCTTTACCGAAATTCGGGCTGTTTTAGATGCAATCAATGGGATCTCAGTTACTTCCACCAATGTTGATGCCAAAACCACCCGCTTAGATTTTTTGTTTACACTTAAGCCCACACCCGGAAATTAA
- a CDS encoding DUF3386 domain-containing protein, whose translation MVTAAPDTKFDTNARDLFQAAYENRYTWDSNFPGLTANVSVAINGVARTGKARINGDLTVEVSMDEPQLVERTSRTPSGEEKTVSVDEGQEWLYNQLRDVVTHRKRKTFEEAHGKSSFNLGETDESGAVEILVTGDSMGSNYKVRGKEISMVSRVMGRIGFVINHLDHLDTGEGYISSLYTAVFRNPMNDEIVRQSRFEDIYEKIGNYYVMTKQVVQSNEQGQTKNYEIIFSDIQLLG comes from the coding sequence ATGGTTACAGCAGCCCCAGACACTAAATTTGATACTAACGCCCGTGATTTATTTCAGGCAGCTTACGAAAATCGCTATACATGGGATAGCAACTTCCCTGGGCTAACCGCCAATGTATCGGTAGCGATCAATGGTGTGGCTCGCACAGGAAAAGCCCGCATCAATGGGGATCTGACTGTGGAAGTGAGCATGGATGAACCTCAGTTAGTTGAGCGCACCAGTCGCACTCCTAGTGGTGAAGAAAAGACGGTATCCGTTGATGAAGGTCAGGAATGGCTGTACAATCAACTGCGCGATGTCGTTACCCACCGCAAACGCAAGACCTTTGAAGAAGCTCATGGGAAATCGAGCTTTAATCTTGGCGAAACCGATGAGTCAGGAGCTGTCGAGATTTTGGTAACGGGTGACTCGATGGGATCAAACTACAAAGTACGTGGCAAAGAGATATCGATGGTTAGCCGTGTCATGGGTAGAATTGGCTTTGTGATTAATCACCTCGATCATTTGGATACAGGCGAAGGTTACATTTCCTCTCTCTACACTGCGGTTTTTCGTAATCCGATGAATGATGAGATTGTCCGTCAATCTCGGTTTGAGGATATCTACGAAAAGATTGGCAATTACTATGTAATGACTAAGCAAGTTGTGCAATCCAACGAGCAAGGGCAAACCAAAAACTACGAAATTATCTTTAGTGATATTCAGCTACTAGGCTAA
- a CDS encoding AAA family ATPase — MSNDKDSFKDKFAFKVEGLESLVDDVKQLLNLDQLIDLAQKLEEKQKSGEIHTEVNVTSRPLSSIPRRSNIPRSPRAATATGGNSEVTSPDVVKPEPTSEQFSKDKPQAIAELVGGLGDTLAQLRDLVEIPLKRPDVLAKLGLEPPKGVLLVGPPGTGKTLTARSLANVLGVNYIAIVGPEIISKYYGEAETRLRQVFEKAAKSSPCLIFIDEIDALVPNRANVEGEVEKRLVAQLLGLMDGFAETKGVIVLAATNRPDAIDPALRRPGRFDREIIFPIPDRKARREILEIHTRSMPLTSDVDLEDIADRAYGYVGADIKGLCQVAATNALRRQVASVVDIPENLNVNREDFEFALKQVQPAVLRSLQIQVPKVQWAEIGGLATVKQTLQEAVAGALVDPALYAHTRAKAARGVLLYGPPGTGKTLLAKAIATQAQANFISVAGSELLTKWVGASEQSIRQLFAQARQASPCVIFIDEIDTLAPARGSYQGDSGVSDRVIGQLLTELDGLQSAEGLLVIGATNRRDFIDPALLRSGRIELHMMVDLPDTDSRRAILEVHNRDRPLDRHLNLEIWAERTENWNGADLAFLSNRAAIFAIRRHQRDYSNQLENQLENLRITNEDFEQAFAEIQSQRN; from the coding sequence ATGAGTAATGACAAAGATAGTTTTAAGGACAAATTTGCCTTTAAAGTGGAAGGTCTAGAATCTCTAGTAGATGATGTCAAGCAGTTGCTAAATCTCGATCAGCTCATCGATCTGGCGCAAAAACTCGAAGAGAAACAAAAATCTGGCGAGATTCACACAGAGGTAAATGTCACATCACGTCCTTTGTCCAGCATTCCTCGACGGAGTAATATTCCCCGATCGCCCCGTGCTGCTACGGCAACAGGTGGAAATAGCGAAGTAACATCGCCTGATGTGGTCAAACCTGAACCAACCTCAGAGCAATTTTCCAAGGACAAGCCCCAAGCGATCGCCGAATTAGTAGGTGGCTTAGGCGATACCCTAGCGCAATTGCGGGATTTAGTAGAGATTCCTCTCAAACGCCCAGATGTACTAGCCAAGTTGGGCTTAGAACCACCTAAGGGTGTGTTATTAGTGGGACCTCCGGGAACAGGCAAAACCTTGACGGCACGATCGCTAGCCAATGTATTAGGCGTAAATTACATTGCGATCGTGGGGCCTGAAATTATTAGCAAATATTATGGCGAAGCGGAAACTCGGTTAAGACAAGTATTTGAGAAAGCCGCCAAATCCTCCCCCTGTCTAATTTTTATCGATGAAATTGATGCGCTCGTTCCCAATCGGGCAAATGTGGAAGGAGAAGTAGAAAAGCGCCTAGTAGCACAGTTGCTAGGTTTAATGGATGGATTTGCGGAAACCAAGGGTGTGATTGTCCTAGCAGCAACTAATCGTCCTGATGCGATCGATCCTGCTCTCCGTCGTCCGGGGAGATTTGATCGCGAGATTATTTTTCCCATACCTGATCGCAAAGCACGTCGAGAGATTCTCGAAATCCATACGCGATCAATGCCATTAACCAGTGATGTGGATTTGGAAGATATTGCCGATCGTGCCTATGGTTATGTGGGAGCAGATATTAAAGGACTATGCCAAGTGGCGGCAACTAATGCTCTGCGTCGTCAGGTTGCCAGTGTAGTTGATATTCCTGAGAATCTGAATGTAAATCGTGAAGACTTTGAATTTGCGCTGAAGCAAGTCCAACCTGCTGTATTGCGATCGCTCCAAATTCAAGTTCCCAAAGTCCAATGGGCAGAAATTGGCGGACTCGCTACAGTCAAGCAAACGCTCCAAGAAGCTGTGGCAGGAGCATTAGTCGATCCCGCACTCTATGCCCATACTCGTGCTAAGGCGGCGCGTGGTGTGCTACTCTATGGTCCACCTGGAACAGGAAAGACTTTACTGGCAAAGGCGATCGCCACTCAAGCTCAAGCCAATTTTATTTCCGTTGCAGGTTCAGAGTTACTGACAAAATGGGTAGGAGCTTCTGAACAATCCATCCGTCAGTTATTTGCCCAAGCAAGACAGGCTTCCCCCTGTGTGATTTTTATTGATGAGATTGATACCCTTGCTCCTGCACGAGGTAGCTATCAAGGCGATAGTGGTGTCAGCGATCGCGTAATTGGTCAACTACTCACAGAACTCGATGGGTTGCAATCGGCGGAAGGATTACTCGTAATTGGCGCAACTAATCGTCGCGATTTTATCGATCCTGCATTATTGCGATCGGGCAGAATTGAACTGCATATGATGGTGGATTTACCTGATACCGATAGTCGTCGTGCGATTTTGGAAGTACATAATCGCGATCGCCCCCTTGATCGTCATCTCAATTTAGAAATCTGGGCAGAACGGACGGAAAATTGGAATGGAGCTGATCTTGCTTTCTTAAGTAACCGTGCGGCGATCTTTGCGATTCGTCGTCATCAACGTGATTACTCTAATCAATTAGAAAATCAACTAGAAAATTTGCGAATTACGAATGAAGATTTTGAACAAGCCTTTGCCGAAATCCAATCACAAAGAAATTAA
- a CDS encoding gamma-glutamylcyclotransferase family protein, with product MTENHPSPDQCHVFVYGTLKPNESNYDQYCAGKVIAQQQAIAYGELFALPMGYPAMTIGNMQIYGYVLTFPDDIILEAMDGLEDYQSDRATSENLYNRQKIETFDLAGSFLGLAWAYLMTKEQVIKFAGSAQTDGWWSSFSGDRPKF from the coding sequence ATGACAGAAAATCACCCAAGTCCTGACCAATGCCATGTCTTTGTCTATGGCACGCTCAAGCCTAACGAATCTAACTATGACCAATATTGTGCTGGTAAAGTAATCGCTCAGCAACAGGCGATCGCCTATGGTGAATTATTTGCTCTGCCGATGGGTTATCCCGCGATGACCATTGGTAATATGCAGATATATGGATATGTGCTTACATTTCCCGATGACATTATCTTAGAAGCTATGGATGGGTTAGAAGACTATCAAAGCGATCGGGCTACTTCTGAAAATTTATATAATCGTCAAAAGATAGAAACTTTTGATCTCGCAGGAAGTTTTCTAGGCTTGGCATGGGCTTACTTAATGACCAAAGAACAGGTAATCAAATTTGCAGGCAGCGCTCAGACTGATGGATGGTGGAGTAGTTTTTCAGGCGATCGCCCCAAATTTTGA
- the tsf gene encoding translation elongation factor Ts has protein sequence MADITTQQIQELRARTGAGIKDCKAALVDSEGDFTKATEYLRQKGLASAVKKASRAATEGIVHSYIHFGSRIGVLVEVNCETDFVARREELKDLADSVAKQIAASPNVEYVSVADIPAEFVEKEKQIEAGKDDLASKPAAIRDKIVLGRIEKRLKELCLLDQPYIKDQSITVDELVKQTGAKLSENVKVRRFVRFVVGEEIASETPEAPAPVVEAPAPVAEAPAEEPKKDKKEDKKKKK, from the coding sequence ATGGCAGACATTACAACCCAACAAATTCAAGAACTACGCGCCAGAACTGGTGCAGGTATCAAAGACTGTAAAGCAGCTCTAGTTGATTCTGAAGGCGATTTCACCAAAGCTACCGAATACCTCAGACAAAAAGGGCTAGCTTCTGCGGTCAAAAAAGCAAGCCGTGCTGCCACAGAAGGCATCGTTCATAGTTATATTCACTTTGGTAGCCGTATTGGTGTGCTAGTCGAAGTTAACTGCGAAACCGACTTCGTAGCCCGTCGTGAAGAACTTAAAGACCTAGCTGACAGCGTAGCTAAGCAAATTGCTGCTAGCCCTAACGTAGAATACGTCAGCGTAGCTGATATTCCTGCCGAATTTGTCGAAAAAGAAAAGCAAATCGAAGCAGGTAAAGACGACCTTGCTAGCAAACCCGCAGCCATCCGCGACAAAATTGTACTTGGTCGTATCGAAAAGCGCCTCAAAGAATTGTGCCTACTCGATCAGCCATATATCAAAGATCAAAGCATTACCGTTGACGAGTTGGTTAAGCAAACTGGTGCTAAACTCAGCGAAAACGTTAAGGTGCGTCGCTTTGTCCGTTTTGTAGTTGGCGAAGAAATTGCTTCTGAAACTCCTGAAGCCCCTGCTCCTGTAGTAGAAGCCCCTGCTCCTGTAGCAGAAGCTCCTGCTGAAGAGCCTAAAAAAGACAAAAAAGAAGATAAGAAGAAAAAGAAATAA
- a CDS encoding translation initiation factor has protein sequence MTKNRVVYREFGTPEEDDADNNGVDLPPQQQNIRIQATRRGRGGKTVTEVTGFQTTPENLAKLTKQLKNQCGAGGTAKDQAIEIQGDCAQKILQILLGLGYKAKVSGGK, from the coding sequence ATGACTAAAAATCGTGTAGTTTATCGAGAATTCGGCACACCAGAAGAAGACGATGCCGATAATAATGGGGTTGATTTGCCACCACAACAGCAAAATATTCGCATTCAAGCTACTCGCCGAGGTCGTGGTGGTAAAACTGTGACTGAAGTGACAGGCTTTCAAACTACACCCGAAAATCTCGCTAAGCTCACCAAACAGCTAAAAAATCAATGCGGCGCAGGTGGTACAGCAAAGGATCAAGCGATCGAGATTCAAGGTGATTGCGCTCAGAAAATATTACAAATCTTGCTAGGTTTAGGCTACAAAGCCAAAGTAAGCGGTGGTAAATAA
- a CDS encoding Uma2 family endonuclease: MGSWLMVSTALQPVTLTEFMQLHNIEESPAWELLHGQVLQKPMPTFYHSLLQKHLVRAIDNTNSIYEAFPELRCILSKNSVVPDITIVHQRRIPVANQPIQGAPDWIIEILSVDQSVTKLIAKIQDCLAEGTQLGWLIDSQEEVIMVFVPDQPLLLARGDMALTVLDEMALQLTPNQIFGWLKR; this comes from the coding sequence GTGGGTTCTTGGCTTATGGTTTCCACTGCCCTACAACCAGTCACCTTGACTGAGTTTATGCAACTTCACAACATCGAAGAATCTCCAGCTTGGGAACTACTCCATGGACAAGTCTTGCAGAAGCCAATGCCTACCTTCTATCACAGTCTTTTACAAAAACACTTAGTTAGGGCGATCGACAATACCAACAGTATCTATGAAGCTTTTCCAGAACTGCGTTGTATTTTGAGCAAAAACTCAGTAGTTCCAGATATAACAATTGTCCATCAAAGACGTATACCTGTTGCAAATCAGCCAATCCAAGGTGCGCCAGACTGGATCATCGAAATTCTATCGGTAGACCAAAGCGTTACTAAATTAATCGCCAAAATTCAGGATTGTTTAGCCGAAGGTACGCAACTTGGTTGGTTAATTGATAGCCAAGAAGAGGTAATTATGGTCTTTGTACCCGATCAGCCTTTACTACTGGCTAGAGGAGATATGGCTTTAACGGTTTTAGATGAGATGGCTTTACAACTTACGCCCAATCAAATTTTTGGTTGGCTAAAACGCTAA
- a CDS encoding NAD(P)H-quinone oxidoreductase subunit F, with protein MINNWLDTIWLIPCYSLIGAMLSIIWFPAITRKTGPRPAGYVNILMTFLSFVHAIAALTVAWGQPAYSLSFPWLAVGGLNFTIDLQISDLNIGAIVLIAGINLLAQIYAVGYMEMDWGWGRFFALLALFEAGMCSLVLCNSLFFSYVILEILTLGTYLLVGIWYNQSLVVTGARDAFLTKRVGDLFLLVGVVGLLPLTGTWNFTELAEWARTTDINPTTISLVTLALIVGPMGKCAQFPLHLWLDEAMEGPLPSTILRNSVVVATGAWILVKLQPLISISPLTQQVVIAIGAATALGTVLISIAQIDIKRSLSYLTSAFMGLIFISVGVDDIHSAYTLILSHALAIALLLMSIGSIISNAVTQDLSLIGGLWKRRPVSGLCFLVGILALIAFPPFGGFWAMLDLISELWQKNIALAELLLLINGLIAFSLMRVFGLIWGGKPKQMTERSVEPLWLIVLPMTILAGIVLHTPQMLTAWGIIPAWAVILKPESLLLLGSSSMGLAAGGYLYLNEQVSKPIQLPWRDLQNFFAYDFYTPKLYKVTIVGLVDSVSHAMYWFDRFFVDGVGNLFGLATLFSGQNLRYSTFGQLQLYTLTIMVGIGVLLLLLFNRTL; from the coding sequence ATGATAAACAACTGGCTGGACACGATCTGGCTGATTCCCTGCTATTCCCTGATAGGAGCGATGCTATCGATCATCTGGTTTCCCGCGATTACCCGCAAAACGGGACCAAGACCAGCAGGCTACGTCAATATCCTGATGACATTTTTATCCTTTGTTCATGCGATCGCCGCCTTGACCGTAGCTTGGGGACAGCCAGCATACTCACTATCCTTTCCTTGGCTAGCAGTGGGAGGGCTAAACTTTACCATTGACCTCCAAATTTCTGATCTGAACATTGGTGCGATCGTTTTGATTGCGGGCATCAATCTCCTCGCTCAGATCTATGCAGTGGGTTACATGGAAATGGATTGGGGCTGGGGCAGATTCTTTGCTTTACTCGCACTCTTTGAAGCAGGGATGTGCTCTCTCGTTCTTTGCAATTCCCTCTTTTTTAGCTACGTCATTCTGGAAATCCTCACCTTAGGAACCTACTTGCTGGTTGGTATTTGGTATAACCAATCCCTCGTGGTAACTGGTGCAAGGGATGCCTTTTTAACTAAGCGCGTTGGCGACTTATTTCTATTAGTTGGTGTAGTTGGTTTGCTACCCCTCACTGGCACTTGGAACTTTACCGAACTAGCAGAATGGGCAAGGACTACCGATATTAATCCGACGACTATTTCTCTCGTGACCCTAGCGTTAATTGTTGGACCTATGGGTAAATGCGCCCAATTCCCATTGCATCTTTGGCTCGACGAAGCAATGGAAGGTCCTTTACCTAGCACCATCCTGCGTAATTCCGTAGTTGTGGCAACAGGCGCTTGGATATTAGTAAAACTTCAGCCTCTCATTTCCATATCCCCTTTGACACAGCAGGTAGTGATTGCCATTGGTGCAGCGACTGCCCTTGGAACCGTCTTAATCTCCATTGCTCAAATTGATATCAAGCGATCGCTATCCTATTTGACCAGTGCATTTATGGGACTAATTTTTATATCCGTTGGTGTTGATGATATTCACAGTGCCTATACTTTGATTTTGTCCCATGCCTTAGCGATCGCCCTACTATTGATGTCCATTGGTAGCATCATTTCTAACGCAGTTACCCAAGACCTCTCTTTGATTGGTGGTCTCTGGAAACGCCGCCCCGTTTCTGGTTTATGTTTCTTAGTAGGCATCCTTGCCTTGATTGCATTCCCTCCCTTTGGTGGTTTCTGGGCAATGCTGGATTTGATTTCCGAACTTTGGCAAAAGAACATCGCCTTAGCCGAACTTTTGCTATTGATTAACGGACTGATTGCCTTCAGCTTAATGCGTGTATTCGGACTGATTTGGGGTGGTAAACCCAAGCAAATGACCGAAAGATCCGTAGAACCGCTATGGCTCATTGTTCTACCGATGACTATTTTGGCAGGTATTGTTTTACACACTCCTCAAATGCTGACAGCTTGGGGCATTATCCCCGCTTGGGCAGTCATACTCAAGCCTGAATCTTTACTGCTCTTAGGTTCAAGCAGCATGGGACTAGCCGCAGGTGGATATCTCTATCTCAATGAGCAAGTCAGTAAGCCAATTCAACTTCCTTGGCGAGATCTCCAAAATTTCTTTGCCTACGACTTCTATACGCCCAAACTCTATAAAGTCACAATTGTAGGACTGGTAGATAGCGTCTCACATGCGATGTACTGGTTTGATCGCTTCTTTGTTGATGGAGTCGGCAATCTTTTTGGTCTAGCCACCCTGTTTAGTGGGCAAAACTTACGTTACAGCACCTTTGGACAGTTACAACTCTATACGCTAACGATCATGGTTGGCATTGGCGTTCTCCTGTTATTGCTATTCAATCGGACTCTCTAA
- a CDS encoding NADH-quinone oxidoreductase subunit M — protein sequence MLSALIWLPVIGALAIALLPQNQSKKGAIIVASAILILDVLLLKQFDTNLAAFQLSENLPWLENLGLNYSLGVDGLSLPLVVLNGLLTWLIICFCERQIKERFKLFQVLMLLIHAGVSGAMLSTNTLLFVLFYELVLIPLYLIIAVWGGLQRSYAAMKFLIFTAVSGILVLVGFLALGWLTANPTPIFDYATLQTLSLPLEVQLTLLIVLLLGFSIKAPFVPFHTWLPDTYVESATPTVMMLGGIVAKLGTYGLFRFCVGLFPDAWTLLSPYIAIWAGLGVLYGAMVAIAQKDIKRMVAYSSIGHMSYILLAAAAATPLSLIGGIGQMVSHGLVLALLFYLVGVIEEKVGTRDLDLLNGLLNPLRGLPTTSALLILGGMASAGIPGLVGFIAEFLVFQGTFTKFPIPTIFSILGTGLTAVYFVILLNRTCFGKLDNATAYYPKVSGLEQLPALILTGLIIFLGVQPVWLVKWSEKATVKIAEQVEGNILVSQNLTESLSSPLIKD from the coding sequence ATGCTCAGTGCGTTAATTTGGCTACCAGTAATTGGTGCTTTAGCGATCGCCTTGCTACCCCAAAATCAATCCAAAAAAGGCGCAATCATTGTTGCCAGTGCCATCCTTATCCTCGATGTGCTACTTCTGAAGCAATTTGATACTAATCTTGCCGCTTTTCAGCTATCCGAGAACCTACCTTGGCTCGAAAATCTTGGCTTAAACTATAGCCTTGGTGTCGATGGACTCTCCCTACCTTTAGTCGTCCTCAATGGCTTACTTACTTGGCTGATTATTTGTTTTTGTGAGCGCCAAATCAAGGAACGCTTCAAGCTCTTCCAAGTATTAATGCTATTAATTCATGCAGGGGTAAGTGGAGCTATGCTCTCAACTAATACCCTCTTGTTTGTCCTGTTTTACGAATTAGTATTAATTCCCCTATATCTCATCATCGCAGTTTGGGGAGGTTTACAGCGTAGCTATGCTGCAATGAAGTTTCTCATCTTCACCGCAGTCTCAGGCATACTCGTATTAGTTGGCTTCTTAGCTTTAGGTTGGCTTACCGCTAACCCCACACCGATCTTTGACTATGCCACTCTCCAAACTCTTTCCTTACCTTTAGAAGTTCAACTTACTTTGCTAATAGTTCTACTATTAGGATTTAGCATCAAAGCGCCCTTTGTCCCATTCCACACTTGGCTACCTGACACCTACGTGGAGTCTGCAACCCCCACAGTAATGATGCTCGGTGGTATCGTTGCAAAATTAGGAACCTACGGTCTATTTCGTTTTTGTGTTGGTCTATTCCCCGATGCTTGGACGCTCTTATCTCCCTATATCGCAATTTGGGCAGGTTTAGGGGTTTTGTATGGAGCAATGGTAGCGATCGCCCAAAAGGATATCAAACGGATGGTAGCCTATAGCTCGATCGGTCACATGAGTTATATTCTCTTGGCTGCTGCTGCTGCAACTCCTCTGAGCCTCATCGGTGGTATTGGTCAGATGGTTAGTCATGGCTTAGTTCTAGCCTTATTGTTCTATCTAGTTGGCGTAATCGAAGAGAAAGTTGGAACCAGAGATTTAGATTTGCTCAATGGCTTGCTCAATCCCTTACGTGGTCTGCCAACTACAAGCGCTCTGTTGATCTTAGGTGGGATGGCGAGTGCGGGTATCCCCGGACTAGTTGGATTTATTGCGGAGTTTCTAGTCTTCCAAGGTACTTTCACAAAATTCCCCATTCCAACGATTTTCTCCATCCTTGGCACAGGTTTAACTGCCGTTTATTTCGTGATTTTGCTCAATCGCACCTGTTTTGGCAAATTGGATAATGCGACGGCATACTATCCCAAAGTGAGTGGTCTTGAACAATTACCTGCCCTAATTTTGACTGGATTGATTATCTTCCTAGGAGTTCAACCAGTATGGCTAGTCAAATGGAGTGAAAAGGCAACAGTCAAGATTGCTGAGCAAGTAGAAGGTAATATCCTTGTTTCACAAAATCTAACTGAATCTCTGTCATCTCCTCTCATTAAAGACTAA